The following DNA comes from Phycisphaerae bacterium.
GTTGAGTTGCCGCCGGCGACGGCTCCAGCGGCGGGGGCGACCCAACCGGCCACCATTCCAGCGGGTTAGAACTTGCAAACCGCCGAACGGCTGGATAGAATATCCACTACTTGGGCGATTAGCTCAGTTGGCTAGAGCGTACGGATCACACCCGTAAGGTCACAGGTTCGAGCCCTGTATCGCCCATTTGCCCTGCCTGATGCGGCGCTCCTGGACGCGTGTTGCCCGCCGGTCATTCCTCCCAATACCCGCCGTTGTCGTGAATCGTGTTGTCGTGCATCATCAGTCCATCGATCCGGTACATCTGGGTGAGATTGCCGTTGCTGGCGACGGTGTTTCCGACCAGCTCGATCTCGCGGCAGCTATCGAGGTAGAAGGCGTTGAACGTGTTGTGGTGGATCGAGCAGTTGCGGACGGTGATGTTCGTGCTTCCGTAAGCGGCCACGCCGATCGCTCCGCACCCGTCGAGTTCGCAGCCGATGATCGTTACGCCGTTCGAATTCTCGATGCGCACCACGCTCCCGTGACACTGGTATTCGCGCAGTGGCTCCTGGTGACGAAGGTGTAGGTTTTCTACCTGTATCGCCGACGAGTTGCGCACCGTAAGGACATGGACGTTGACGTCCTTGACCAGCACGGCGGTTCCCGGCTCGCCAAGCAACGTCAGGCGGCTTCGACCCTCGATCACGAGCCCGCGTTCCAACACGTACCGGCCGGCTGGGATCCGGACGATCCCGCCGTCGGGCGTCCGGTCGATCAGGGCCTGCACGTCCAGGTCCGACGCCGGCATCGTGGACTGAAGGCCACGCACCGTGCCGCAGCCAGCCATAAGCAGGCCGCAGAGAACCGCCGCAAACACGCGAATCGCCACCATACGCCTGGCCTCCTCTCCGACGACTATGATGCCGGACTTATAGTGCCCTTGCTCCTGTGGGTCAAGAGCGCCCTTCGGATAACACGTACGGCGAATGGATTTCGTACCCCTTTCGCCGCGCGTCCGGCTTCCCGCGTTGCCGTCCAGTCGTCTGTCTCAGAGTTACCATGTTCAAGAGCGGTTCCGCAGCGTATAATCCTTCGACAGCATGGCCGTAGTGTGGCCTGCGCGGCGATCGCAGATGATCCAACAGAGCAGAAAGCCAATGCCAAATCCCAACGAGGAGAAGTTCAAGGAATACTGGAAGCAGACCGAGGTGATCCGGGAGTACCACCGGACGCTGTTCACCTTCGGCGATATGGAGTTGCCGTACGTTTTTGCGGGCGAACATCCGCGTTTCGGCGATCGGATCGTGGTGCGGCGCGGGGTGGTATTCATCCGCAAGCCGTTCATCCTGCTGCCGGGCCAGCGCGGCCCGGAATTCGGCCAGGGCTTTGAGCACGTCGAAGGAATGCCTCGCGAGGCGGCGTATGTGCTGCGGATGATGGGGTTGCCCCATTCGCAGGTGACCAACCGCCCGATCGCCGATGAACGGATCGAACTCGGCCGGCTCCAGGCCGTCCTTGACCGGTTCAGCCAGGCCATGGAGACCGAAGAGGACGCCGAGACCGGGCTGATCCGGGGTTCGGCTGAGGGGTTCGAGGTCTCGCTGATGCGCTATTCGCTCGGCCTGATCATCAAGTCGGCTCCGGAGAACGTCCGCGAGTTCATGGAGCACCTGCGACGCCAGCGCGGCGAGCCGATCGGGCCCAACGAACGGATCTCGGATGAGGACCTGCGACGGCTGTTCGGCTAGTCGGGCGCGCTCAGTGGTTGACGGCTGCGGGTTCGGGCTGGGGTTCCGCCGCGGCCGGATCGTCTTGCACTTCCTGTTCATCGCCGTAATGGCCGATTCCCGGAAATGTCCGGTAGAACTGCCGGATGCGGCGGGCCTTGACCTTCTCGGACAGCTTGTCCGGCATCAGGAGCGAGTCCGTGCCCGGCCGGTCCTCGTACTTGTAGACTGAGACTTTGCGGAACCGGGTCCGGCGGATCAGGTCCACCGTCTCCAGGAAGTCGTCCTGGGTCTCGCCGGGAAAGCCGATCATCACGTGGGTCAGCGTATCCAGTTGCGGGGCCGCCCGCTGAAGCCGGCTCAGGCAGCGCTCGGCATCCGCCCGGCTGTATCCTCGCTTCATCCGGTCAAGCACGTGATCGCTTCCCGACTGGACGGGAAACGACGCGTAGCCGATCCGGTCGGCGTTCTTGGTCAGGAGTGGAAACAGCCGATCGTAGTACTGGATCAACCACTTGGGACTGAAATCCATAATCAAAACTTTACAGTTCTGTTCGACACTGAAGATGCTCTCCATTAGCTCCGCAATATCCGTACCGATATCCTGACCGTAGGCACCCACGTCGCCTGCTATCAGGCTGAAAAGCAGATGTCCCTGATCGAGGCCCCGGCGGAACTCGGCCATGATCTGTTCCGGCGGTTTGGAGATCAACGGGCCGGCTGCGTTGCGGATGCCGCAGTACGTGCATTCCCCCTGGCAACCGTGAGCCACCCGAATGGCGAACGTGTCGGCGTAGCAGTACTTGTTGCTGCCCGAGCAGAGACGTTGGCCGTGGCGCAGGCGGAACCACAGGCGCTCGGCCAGGCTGAACCCGTAGTTTGTCTTGCGTGAGAGTCGCTCACGGAACGTATCGCAGAACCGCTTGTCAGGCCTGAATTTCTGGAGTTGGTTCGGGTCGGCGATCCGCGCGATCGGGACTACGGGCCCGATGACTTCGTCCAACCTGTCCAAGTCCTTGGGCGGGATGCAGATACAGCCATACTCGGCGAGCCGTTGGGGATTGATCCCGGCCAAACAACCCAGGATCACCAGCGGCGCCTCTGCTGATTTCTTACGGGCCGTCGCTGCGACGCAGCGGAGGCTTATATCCTCCTCACGCTGGGTCACACCGCAGGTGAAAACCAGCACCAGATTCGCTCTTTGGAGGTCATCTGACAGCGTCCAACCGTTTATTTTCAAGTACTTTAGAATGAGTGCTCCGTCCATCTGGCTGCGCGGACAGCCAAGTGCGAACCGGACGGTGGCCACCTGCGACTGGCTCATCGGACCTTCTCCCCTTTGTCAACAAGAATGACAGAATCTTGGCTGAGAATCTGAACTGGTGATGGGCCCATAGATCGCTCCCCCGAGCAGAACATCTTCCTATCTGACCATATGGTAAGGGGGATAGGCGTCGCTTTCAAGGAATTCCCGACCATACTCGACCTGGTCTCGTGGGTGGAGCAGCAGAAGATCCCAATCGCGAGGCACTTGCGTAAAAAGTGACAAGATTGTAACTGGGATTGACAAAATGAACAGGTTTGCTATGCTGGGTGTGACGGAGGTGTTCATGGTTGACTCGATGGTGGCGTATCAGAGCAAGGCGGTTCGGCTGAGTCAGCTTTTGCTGGATGAGATCCAGCGGGGGCGGTATGCGGCTGGGACGCGTCTTCCGCCGGAGATGGATTTGGCGCAGCGTTACCGTGTTTCCCGGCCGACGGTCCGGCGGGCGTTGGACATTCTTGCGGGCGATGGGCACGTGGTTCGCCGGCCCCAGCGGGGTGTGGTGGTTGCGGAGGGGGTTGGGCGCGAGACCGAATTGCGGCAGATCGCGTTCATCTCGCGTGGTTTGAACGCTGACATGGATCGTTACGTTCGCGGGCTGATGGATGCGATGGACCACGAGCGTTTCACGTTGGCCATCTATGCGACCAACGCCGACATCGGGCGGTATCGCCGGAACATCGAGAACATCGTCAAGACCAAGCCGGCGGGGATTGTCCTGACGACCATCCCGCAGGAGCTGTTGGCGGTCAACGCGGAGATTTTGACTGGGGCGGGCGTGCCCATTGTGACCATCGGCCATCCGGAGATCGCGGGGTTGTGCTGCGACCGAGTGGACGAACCGGGGACCTACAGCGGTCAGGCGGTCGCCCGGTTCATTTTGCGCAAAGGCTTTCGCGATGTGGCCTATATGGGAACCTCGCCGCGCGGGTCCAACGAGGAGACCGTCGAGGCGCTTCGAGGGGAGCTGGCGCCGGCGGGCATTGAGCTGCCGGATGAGCGAGT
Coding sequences within:
- a CDS encoding substrate-binding domain-containing protein translates to MNRFAMLGVTEVFMVDSMVAYQSKAVRLSQLLLDEIQRGRYAAGTRLPPEMDLAQRYRVSRPTVRRALDILAGDGHVVRRPQRGVVVAEGVGRETELRQIAFISRGLNADMDRYVRGLMDAMDHERFTLAIYATNADIGRYRRNIENIVKTKPAGIVLTTIPQELLAVNAEILTGAGVPIVTIGHPEIAGLCCDRVDEPGTYSGQAVARFILRKGFRDVAYMGTSPRGSNEETVEALRGELAPAGIELPDERVFIVDAPSGYMSPPQPFADCRRFMADQFARGFRCETLIAGHDYPAVGALFAAMEADVRVPGDMKVISAMRNAVEGLSPMRLTTVDFNLAEEGRLAMKLLSRRIDGYTGPIEVHHTPVELIEGETA
- a CDS encoding radical SAM protein — translated: MSQSQVATVRFALGCPRSQMDGALILKYLKINGWTLSDDLQRANLVLVFTCGVTQREEDISLRCVAATARKKSAEAPLVILGCLAGINPQRLAEYGCICIPPKDLDRLDEVIGPVVPIARIADPNQLQKFRPDKRFCDTFRERLSRKTNYGFSLAERLWFRLRHGQRLCSGSNKYCYADTFAIRVAHGCQGECTYCGIRNAAGPLISKPPEQIMAEFRRGLDQGHLLFSLIAGDVGAYGQDIGTDIAELMESIFSVEQNCKVLIMDFSPKWLIQYYDRLFPLLTKNADRIGYASFPVQSGSDHVLDRMKRGYSRADAERCLSRLQRAAPQLDTLTHVMIGFPGETQDDFLETVDLIRRTRFRKVSVYKYEDRPGTDSLLMPDKLSEKVKARRIRQFYRTFPGIGHYGDEQEVQDDPAAAEPQPEPAAVNH